One region of Xylanimonas ulmi genomic DNA includes:
- a CDS encoding ABC transporter ATP-binding protein, translated as MSLRIRDLHVSYGERRVLLGVDLDVPDGELTAVLGPNGSGKSTLAKVVARIARPSSGAVTVDGRDLHRLPRREHASLVAYVPQVSATPFDLTVRDMVMLGRTPHIGMRPRAQDHQIVERELERLRLRDLAARPMAELSGGQAQRVLVARALAQEPRVLILDEPTSALDLRYQVETLEVVRQVAADKSVAVLVVIHDLNHAAWFCGHSALLHEGRVLRAGRPAETFDAATLSQVYGLEIDVTHPAPGVVEVRPRSMSPSAARPAAADLEPVRASA; from the coding sequence ATGAGCCTGCGGATCCGTGACCTGCACGTCAGCTACGGCGAGCGGCGCGTGCTGCTCGGGGTCGACCTCGACGTGCCCGACGGCGAGCTCACCGCCGTGCTCGGACCCAACGGGTCCGGCAAGTCCACGCTCGCGAAGGTGGTCGCCCGCATCGCGCGCCCCTCCTCGGGCGCCGTGACGGTCGACGGCCGTGACCTGCACCGGCTCCCCCGCCGCGAGCACGCGTCGCTCGTCGCCTACGTGCCACAGGTCTCCGCGACCCCGTTCGACCTCACGGTCCGCGACATGGTCATGCTGGGACGCACCCCGCACATCGGCATGCGCCCGCGCGCCCAGGACCACCAGATCGTCGAGCGCGAGCTCGAACGCCTGCGCCTGCGCGATCTGGCGGCGCGGCCCATGGCCGAGCTCTCGGGCGGTCAGGCGCAGCGCGTGCTCGTCGCCCGCGCCCTGGCCCAGGAGCCCCGTGTGCTCATCCTCGACGAGCCGACCTCGGCCCTCGACCTGCGCTACCAGGTCGAGACTCTGGAGGTCGTCCGGCAGGTCGCCGCAGACAAGTCGGTCGCCGTGCTCGTCGTCATCCACGACCTCAACCACGCCGCCTGGTTCTGCGGCCACAGCGCGCTCCTGCACGAGGGCCGCGTGCTGCGCGCAGGGCGCCCCGCCGAGACCTTCGACGCCGCCACGCTGAGCCAGGTGTACGGCCTGGAGATCGACGTCACGCACCCGGCGCCCGGCGTCGTCGAGGTCCGTCCCCGCTCCATGTCGCCGTCGGCCGCCCGACCGGCCGCTGCGGACCTGGAGCCCGTCAGGGCCTCCGCCTGA
- a CDS encoding FecCD family ABC transporter permease: protein MTSTLTTHPAPTPDADRRPDEPSRLATRRRVPASVVLLAGVALTVVALAVSVSVGTAGVSPATMWRAVQATALGQERTGDLASAYTVLTGLRLPRALLALTAGAALALAGVLMQALLHNPLVSPFTLGVSPAAAFGAAAAILLIGPSASGGVVALAAFAVALGVSGALLGVAAARSLGAATLLLLGIALTQLFEALTSALQFTADENTLQRIVRWTFGSVNEARWTDVGLVALVLAAAAPIALWFAVRLNAVAFAGDDAATSLGVHVPALRTGLITVSVLLAAVVVSTCGIIGFVGLVAPHIARLALGSDHRVLIPASMLAGGLLLLVSDTIGRTIIAPAVVPVGIVVAVVGAPVFIQLVLRRRRAAA from the coding sequence ATGACCTCCACCCTCACCACCCACCCGGCGCCCACGCCAGACGCCGATCGCAGGCCCGACGAACCCAGTCGCCTCGCGACCCGCCGGCGCGTGCCCGCCTCCGTCGTCCTGCTCGCCGGCGTCGCCCTGACCGTCGTCGCGCTCGCCGTGTCGGTGAGCGTCGGCACCGCCGGCGTCAGCCCCGCCACCATGTGGCGGGCCGTCCAGGCGACCGCGCTCGGCCAGGAGCGCACGGGCGACCTCGCCTCCGCCTACACCGTGCTCACCGGGCTGCGCCTGCCTCGCGCCCTGCTCGCCCTCACCGCGGGCGCCGCACTCGCGCTCGCCGGTGTGCTGATGCAGGCCCTGCTCCACAACCCGCTCGTCAGCCCGTTCACCCTCGGCGTCTCGCCGGCCGCCGCGTTCGGCGCCGCCGCGGCGATCCTGCTCATCGGACCGTCCGCCTCAGGCGGCGTCGTCGCCCTCGCCGCGTTCGCAGTCGCCCTCGGCGTCTCGGGCGCGCTGCTCGGCGTCGCAGCGGCCCGCAGCCTCGGCGCCGCGACCCTCCTCCTGCTCGGCATCGCGCTGACGCAGCTGTTCGAGGCGCTGACCTCGGCGCTGCAGTTCACCGCCGACGAGAACACGCTCCAGCGCATCGTGCGCTGGACGTTCGGATCGGTCAACGAGGCGCGGTGGACCGACGTCGGCCTGGTCGCCCTGGTGCTCGCCGCCGCCGCGCCCATCGCCCTGTGGTTCGCGGTGCGGCTCAACGCCGTCGCGTTCGCGGGCGACGACGCCGCCACCAGCCTGGGCGTGCACGTCCCCGCGCTGCGCACGGGCCTGATCACGGTCTCGGTGCTCCTGGCCGCGGTCGTGGTCTCCACCTGCGGGATCATCGGGTTCGTCGGGCTCGTCGCCCCGCACATCGCCCGCCTCGCGCTCGGCTCCGACCATCGGGTGCTCATCCCGGCGTCGATGCTCGCGGGCGGACTGCTGCTCCTGGTGTCCGACACGATCGGGCGCACGATCATCGCCCCCGCCGTCGTGCCCGTCGGGATCGTCGTGGCGGTCGTCGGCGCCCCGGTGTTCATCCAGCTCGTCCTGCGCCGCCGGAGGGCAGCCGCATGA
- a CDS encoding DUF1684 domain-containing protein, with the protein MSRWGTRETTDEQYVAQWRDWYGEAEAALTEPYGFLAMTGLTWLDADPTRIAGVPGLWWVEGGHVVADLDAGQSLHVGTEQVAGRVRVPLDSPTRIFHGSVWIDVVHRTEGVYVRPRDPDNPRRLTYPGTPTYDLDPAWRLQGRWTPPARPGRVALPSSLAGVTNHYGDAGTLDLDIAGRTWRLTLISTARVAARLIFRDTTNGVETYPRGRHIDLDLPEGSDVMTVDFNRARNFWCAYSPQPTCPAAPPQNVLDVAVPVGARYPS; encoded by the coding sequence ATGTCGAGGTGGGGGACGCGGGAGACGACGGACGAGCAGTACGTCGCGCAGTGGCGCGACTGGTATGGCGAGGCCGAGGCCGCGCTCACCGAGCCGTACGGCTTCCTCGCGATGACCGGACTGACGTGGCTCGACGCCGATCCGACGCGGATCGCGGGCGTGCCGGGGCTGTGGTGGGTCGAGGGCGGGCATGTGGTCGCCGACCTCGACGCCGGGCAGAGCCTGCACGTCGGGACCGAGCAGGTCGCAGGGCGCGTCAGGGTCCCGCTCGACTCGCCCACCCGGATCTTCCACGGCTCGGTGTGGATCGACGTCGTGCACCGGACGGAGGGGGTCTACGTCCGACCGCGCGACCCGGACAACCCGCGGCGTCTGACCTACCCCGGCACCCCCACCTACGACCTCGACCCCGCGTGGCGGCTCCAGGGTCGCTGGACTCCCCCGGCGCGCCCGGGGCGTGTCGCCCTGCCGTCGTCCCTCGCCGGAGTGACCAACCACTACGGCGACGCGGGCACGCTCGACCTCGACATCGCGGGACGCACCTGGAGGCTCACCCTCATCTCGACCGCGCGCGTGGCGGCGCGGCTGATCTTCCGCGACACGACGAACGGCGTCGAGACCTATCCGCGCGGCAGACACATCGACCTCGACCTGCCGGAGGGGTCGGACGTGATGACGGTCGACTTCAACCGGGCCCGCAACTTCTGGTGCGCCTACTCGCCGCAGCCGACGTGCCCGGCAGCCCCGCCCCAGAACGTGCTGGACGTCGCCGTCCCGGTCGGGGCGCGCTACCCGAGCTGA
- a CDS encoding glycogen debranching N-terminal domain-containing protein yields the protein MSAGQTAPVQPFLDDLTATVRAPSQAWCAADGQIAPTGLQGVYHADVRVLASAVVRVDGALPEAISSGPMGPGAHESVSVLRMIDGEGADPTTMLRRRRTLTPGRMAESLELSAGTAHPVSGTVTIRLTSDLARTETVKQGLATTPLAPALVDGSARWADASTQVSVTAPAATVAVDESGATLTWRVTVASGAPATVTWQVVSRVDGAVVGPPSSPTPEWSAPAVEATDSRLAPLVRRSLADLASLRMSAHFAPEETFLAAGAPWFFTLFGRDCLWAARLLLPLGTDLARGTLRTLAARQGVADDPGTQEQPGKILHEIRSQQLTGEGGLSLPPEYYGTVDATPLWITLLVDAWRWGMADDDVAALIDPLQRALAWMRDHGDSDGDGFLDYADTTGHGLSNQGWKDSGDSIQWKDGRLAEGPIALAEVQAYAYEAASGAADLLEAFGRDGAEWRSWAAALADRFRARFWLSDEAGRYLAIALDRHGAPVDSVASNMGHVVGTGILTPDEEREVAARLVASDMSSGYGLRTMSTTSAGYWPLGYHRGSVWTHDTAIAVLGLARAGLGAQALTLADGLLAAAPHFDFQMPELFGGNALGDGPAPLPYPASCHPQAWSAASAVAILTAQLGLAPDGAGGLRATSALAPGARVVADGVRVGPRSFRVVADGAQVTVTETTA from the coding sequence ATGTCCGCAGGTCAGACCGCACCTGTCCAGCCCTTCCTCGACGACCTGACCGCGACCGTCCGCGCCCCGAGCCAGGCGTGGTGCGCCGCCGACGGGCAGATCGCCCCGACCGGCCTCCAGGGCGTCTACCACGCCGACGTGCGCGTCCTCGCGTCCGCCGTTGTTCGCGTCGATGGCGCGCTGCCGGAGGCGATCTCCTCGGGGCCCATGGGTCCCGGCGCCCACGAGTCGGTCTCGGTGCTGCGCATGATCGACGGCGAGGGCGCCGATCCCACGACCATGCTGCGGCGCCGGCGCACCCTGACGCCCGGGCGCATGGCCGAGTCGCTTGAGCTGTCCGCGGGCACGGCCCACCCCGTCAGCGGCACGGTCACCATCCGGCTCACCAGCGACCTCGCGCGCACCGAGACGGTCAAGCAGGGCCTGGCGACCACCCCGCTGGCGCCCGCCCTCGTCGACGGCTCCGCCCGCTGGGCCGACGCCAGCACGCAGGTGAGCGTCACCGCGCCGGCGGCGACCGTCGCGGTCGACGAGTCGGGCGCGACGCTCACCTGGCGGGTCACCGTCGCCTCCGGCGCGCCCGCCACCGTGACGTGGCAGGTCGTCTCGCGCGTCGACGGCGCCGTCGTCGGCCCGCCGTCGAGCCCCACCCCGGAGTGGTCCGCCCCGGCGGTCGAGGCGACCGACTCGCGCCTGGCGCCGCTCGTGCGCCGGTCGCTCGCCGACCTGGCCAGCCTGCGGATGAGCGCGCACTTCGCCCCCGAGGAGACCTTCCTCGCCGCCGGCGCCCCCTGGTTCTTCACGCTCTTCGGGCGCGACTGCCTGTGGGCGGCCCGTCTGCTCCTGCCGCTCGGCACAGACCTCGCACGGGGAACCCTGCGCACCCTCGCGGCTCGCCAGGGCGTCGCCGACGACCCAGGCACCCAGGAGCAGCCGGGCAAGATCCTCCACGAGATCCGCAGCCAGCAACTGACCGGCGAGGGCGGCCTGTCCCTCCCGCCCGAGTACTACGGCACGGTCGACGCGACCCCGCTGTGGATCACCCTTCTGGTCGACGCCTGGCGCTGGGGCATGGCGGACGACGACGTCGCCGCGCTCATCGATCCCCTGCAGCGCGCGTTGGCGTGGATGCGCGATCACGGCGACAGCGATGGCGACGGATTCCTCGACTACGCCGACACCACGGGCCACGGCCTGTCCAACCAGGGATGGAAGGACTCGGGCGACTCCATCCAGTGGAAGGACGGGCGCTTGGCCGAGGGTCCGATCGCGCTCGCCGAGGTCCAGGCCTACGCGTATGAGGCGGCCTCCGGCGCCGCCGACCTCCTGGAGGCGTTCGGGCGCGACGGCGCCGAGTGGCGCTCGTGGGCTGCCGCGCTGGCCGACCGCTTCCGCGCGCGCTTCTGGCTCAGCGACGAGGCGGGCCGCTATCTCGCCATCGCGCTCGACAGGCACGGCGCGCCCGTCGACTCGGTCGCCTCCAACATGGGCCACGTCGTCGGCACGGGCATCCTCACCCCCGACGAGGAGCGCGAGGTCGCCGCGCGCCTCGTCGCCTCGGACATGTCCTCGGGCTACGGCCTGCGCACCATGTCGACGACCTCGGCGGGCTACTGGCCGCTGGGCTACCACCGCGGCAGCGTGTGGACCCATGACACGGCGATCGCCGTGCTCGGCCTGGCCCGCGCGGGTCTGGGCGCCCAGGCCCTGACGCTCGCCGACGGTCTGCTCGCGGCGGCGCCGCACTTCGACTTCCAGATGCCCGAGCTCTTTGGCGGCAATGCGCTCGGAGACGGTCCGGCGCCGCTCCCCTACCCCGCCTCGTGCCACCCGCAGGCGTGGTCCGCGGCGTCGGCGGTCGCCATCCTGACCGCGCAGCTCGGCCTCGCTCCCGACGGCGCCGGAGGGCTGCGCGCGACGTCGGCGCTCGCACCGGGCGCGCGCGTGGTCGCAGACGGAGTGCGGGTCGGTCCCCGCAGTTTCCGCGTCGTCGCCGACGGCGCGCAGGTCACCGTCACAGAGACGACGGCGTAG
- a CDS encoding LacI family DNA-binding transcriptional regulator → MAFDRSNVMIGRPGDDVDEGPATRDTTREEAEMRAGKKATMADVAERAGVSRQTVSNVLNTPAKVLPDTRARVEAVIAELGYQLNSAARQLRTQRSFVVGMCVPPAAGGISGQVLDRFLHALTAKAQESGLRVMLFTAADDSAQIDQYGRLLSTKSVDGFVLTDSHPDDARVVWLDEHHVPFVSFGRPWASDGDTERPAASRHAWVDVDGRAGARDVTERLMAAGHKRIVFLGWPLGSGVGDDRYAGYAAAMDAAGLDAVVVRATEGVSEGAGAAAQALDDPEVTALVAVSDALALGALSAAREMALTAPERPQVAVTGFDNSPVAAAVDLTSVDQRTEEVASAAIDLLLPQLAPGAQVPDRTARPAAMHDADRHVLIQPRLVERASSRTDR, encoded by the coding sequence ATGGCATTCGATCGATCAAACGTAATGATCGGCCGGCCCGGCGACGACGTCGACGAGGGGCCGGCGACGAGGGACACGACCCGCGAGGAGGCGGAGATGCGCGCAGGAAAAAAGGCCACCATGGCGGACGTCGCGGAACGCGCCGGCGTTTCGCGCCAGACGGTCTCCAACGTGCTCAACACCCCCGCGAAGGTGCTCCCCGACACTCGCGCCCGGGTCGAGGCGGTGATCGCCGAGCTCGGCTACCAGCTCAACTCCGCCGCACGCCAACTGCGCACGCAGCGCTCGTTCGTCGTCGGGATGTGCGTCCCGCCGGCCGCCGGAGGCATCTCGGGCCAGGTGCTCGACCGGTTCCTGCACGCGCTGACGGCCAAGGCGCAGGAGTCCGGCCTGCGGGTGATGCTCTTCACCGCGGCTGACGACAGCGCGCAGATCGACCAGTACGGGCGGCTGCTGTCCACCAAGTCGGTCGACGGATTCGTCCTGACCGACTCCCACCCCGACGACGCCCGCGTCGTCTGGCTCGACGAGCACCACGTCCCGTTCGTCTCCTTCGGCCGTCCGTGGGCGTCTGACGGCGACACCGAGCGCCCCGCCGCGTCCCGCCACGCGTGGGTCGACGTCGACGGCCGAGCGGGCGCGCGCGACGTCACCGAGCGACTCATGGCGGCCGGGCACAAGCGGATCGTGTTCCTCGGCTGGCCGCTGGGCTCGGGCGTCGGGGACGACCGGTACGCCGGCTACGCGGCGGCCATGGACGCCGCAGGGCTCGACGCCGTCGTCGTGCGCGCCACCGAGGGCGTCAGCGAGGGCGCCGGGGCGGCGGCACAGGCGCTCGACGACCCCGAGGTCACCGCCCTGGTCGCCGTGTCCGACGCGCTCGCGCTCGGCGCCCTCTCCGCCGCCCGGGAGATGGCCCTCACCGCCCCCGAGCGACCGCAGGTCGCCGTCACCGGGTTCGACAACTCGCCCGTCGCCGCCGCCGTCGACCTGACCAGCGTCGACCAGCGCACCGAGGAGGTCGCGTCGGCGGCGATCGACCTCCTGCTCCCTCAGCTCGCCCCGGGCGCCCAGGTCCCCGACCGGACCGCGCGCCCGGCGGCGATGCACGACGCCGACCGGCACGTGCTCATCCAGCCGCGGCTCGTCGAACGCGCGTCGAGCCGAACCGATCGCTGA
- a CDS encoding sugar ABC transporter substrate-binding protein — protein sequence MTRQPTRRLTRGLAAAAALSAVLGLTACGNGGGFADESPAADAGDSTDTTLSVLIGSSGDAETASVQAAIDAWSAATGHSAELKVATDLNQQLAQGFAAKTPPDVFYVSTESFPGWAENGSLWAYGDQLDAEFYPGLVDSFTFDGQFFAAPKDFSTLALIINDDAWQAAGLTDADYPTTWQELADVAETLTTDGQVGLSFGPEWARIGAFMAQAGGGLLDADGNAAVDSDANLQALEFVKQMLADGVAAFPSAIGAGWGGEAFGSGGAAMTIEGNWISGALSADFPDVNWTAVELPQGPGGDRGTLQFTNAWGIANDSQNKDVALSFVEFMVSDAQQMQFAKDFGVMPSVTSVADEWAAEFPEMGAFIRGGEYAQGVPPLQGIGSVLSDFNAQLEGLSTGDPASILSSVQSTLSALQ from the coding sequence ATGACACGCCAGCCCACCCGCCGCCTCACGCGCGGCCTCGCCGCCGCCGCGGCGCTCTCCGCTGTCCTCGGCCTCACCGCGTGCGGTAATGGCGGAGGCTTCGCCGACGAGTCGCCCGCCGCCGACGCGGGCGACTCGACGGACACGACCCTCTCGGTGCTCATCGGCTCGTCCGGTGACGCCGAGACCGCGTCGGTCCAGGCCGCGATCGACGCCTGGTCGGCCGCCACCGGCCACAGCGCCGAGCTCAAGGTCGCCACGGACCTGAACCAGCAGCTCGCCCAGGGCTTCGCCGCCAAGACCCCGCCGGACGTCTTCTACGTCTCGACCGAGTCGTTCCCCGGCTGGGCCGAGAACGGCTCGCTGTGGGCCTACGGCGACCAGCTCGACGCCGAGTTCTACCCCGGCCTCGTCGACTCGTTCACCTTCGACGGGCAGTTCTTCGCCGCGCCCAAGGACTTCTCGACCCTCGCCCTCATCATCAACGACGACGCGTGGCAGGCCGCGGGCCTGACCGACGCCGACTACCCGACCACCTGGCAGGAGCTGGCCGACGTCGCCGAGACGCTCACGACCGACGGCCAGGTCGGCCTGTCCTTCGGCCCCGAGTGGGCGCGCATCGGCGCGTTCATGGCGCAGGCCGGCGGCGGCCTGCTCGACGCCGACGGCAACGCCGCGGTCGACTCCGACGCCAACCTTCAGGCGCTCGAGTTCGTCAAGCAGATGCTCGCCGACGGCGTCGCGGCCTTCCCGTCGGCCATCGGCGCCGGGTGGGGCGGCGAGGCGTTCGGCTCGGGCGGCGCCGCCATGACCATCGAGGGCAACTGGATCTCCGGCGCGCTCTCGGCCGACTTCCCCGACGTCAACTGGACCGCCGTCGAGCTCCCCCAGGGCCCCGGCGGCGACCGTGGCACGCTCCAGTTCACCAACGCGTGGGGCATCGCCAACGACTCGCAGAACAAGGACGTCGCGCTCTCGTTCGTCGAGTTCATGGTCTCGGACGCCCAGCAGATGCAGTTCGCCAAGGACTTCGGCGTGATGCCGTCCGTGACGAGCGTCGCCGACGAGTGGGCCGCCGAGTTCCCCGAGATGGGCGCCTTCATCCGGGGCGGCGAGTACGCCCAGGGCGTCCCGCCGCTTCAGGGAATCGGCTCCGTCCTGTCGGACTTCAACGCGCAGCTTGAGGGCCTGAGCACCGGCGACCCGGCCTCGATCCTCAGCTCGGTCCAGTCGACCCTCTCGGCCCTCCAGTAA
- a CDS encoding carbohydrate ABC transporter permease, which translates to MSATATGGAVARRRRPFGGRNGGQTAAGWLFVSPVIVILTVFMAVPIVMALWVSVSDWTGRGNPFGGGANFVGMANYADLLSGETLASRQLGTALRNNVYYVLLVVPIQTAVSLGLAVLVNRRRLRGRGFFRTAFYFPSVTSSVAITVVFLFLFSASGAVNRTLAALGANGPNWFADPRGLIHIVLGGLGVTSPPEALRAAPLLGVSWWDWLAGPSVAMSVFMIMAIFTTSGTFMLLFVAALQNISAEVEEAALVDGATGWQRLRYVTIPMLRPTIFTVVTLGLIGTWQVFDQIYTGSQGAPANTTMTPAFLSYQMSFIDQRWGNGAAIAFILFAIIVLMTLIQRNVLRERETVPRRKRFYRDGVVPSGAASGEGPAAGPAAGSKEAVR; encoded by the coding sequence ATGTCCGCCACCGCAACCGGAGGGGCGGTGGCCCGGCGCCGCCGCCCCTTCGGGGGTCGCAACGGCGGGCAGACTGCCGCGGGTTGGCTGTTCGTCTCGCCCGTCATCGTGATCCTGACCGTCTTCATGGCCGTGCCCATCGTCATGGCCCTGTGGGTCTCGGTCTCCGACTGGACCGGGCGCGGCAACCCGTTCGGTGGTGGCGCGAACTTCGTCGGCATGGCCAACTACGCCGACCTCCTGTCCGGCGAGACGCTGGCCTCGCGACAGCTCGGCACCGCGCTGCGCAACAACGTGTACTACGTGCTGCTCGTCGTGCCGATCCAGACCGCCGTGTCCCTGGGCCTGGCCGTGCTGGTCAACCGTCGGCGCCTGCGGGGGCGCGGGTTCTTCCGCACCGCGTTCTACTTCCCGTCGGTGACCAGCTCGGTCGCCATCACTGTCGTGTTCCTCTTCCTGTTCTCGGCCTCGGGCGCCGTCAACCGGACCCTCGCCGCACTCGGGGCCAACGGCCCGAACTGGTTCGCCGACCCGCGCGGGCTGATCCACATCGTGCTCGGCGGCCTGGGCGTGACCTCCCCGCCCGAGGCGCTGCGCGCGGCGCCGCTGCTCGGCGTGAGCTGGTGGGACTGGCTCGCCGGCCCGTCGGTCGCGATGAGCGTGTTCATGATCATGGCGATCTTCACGACGTCGGGCACGTTCATGCTGCTGTTCGTCGCTGCGCTGCAGAACATCAGCGCCGAGGTCGAGGAGGCGGCGCTCGTCGACGGCGCGACCGGCTGGCAGCGCCTGCGGTACGTGACGATCCCGATGCTGCGCCCCACGATCTTCACAGTTGTGACGCTCGGCCTGATCGGCACGTGGCAGGTGTTCGACCAGATCTACACCGGCTCGCAGGGCGCCCCCGCCAACACGACCATGACGCCCGCCTTCCTCTCCTACCAGATGTCGTTCATCGACCAGCGGTGGGGCAACGGCGCGGCGATCGCGTTCATCCTGTTCGCGATCATCGTCCTGATGACGCTCATCCAGCGCAACGTGCTGCGCGAGCGCGAGACGGTGCCACGCCGCAAACGCTTCTACCGCGACGGCGTCGTGCCGTCCGGCGCCGCATCGGGCGAGGGGCCGGCCGCGGGGCCGGCCGCCGGGTCGAAGGAGGCCGTGCGATGA
- a CDS encoding carbohydrate ABC transporter permease, with protein MTAFAGAIAPQPLARRRLRISSVIVYALLIALALIYIYPFLLSIANAFKTDAEAAANPLALIPTTPTLAALERLFANSDFPIWLKNSAIVTVCVTLGRVFFNSLAGYALARLPFKGRGAVFGAIVAIMAVPGVVLLIPRFLVINTLGIYDTYAGLIIPLLVDAAGVFIMKNFFESVPPAVEEAARIDGAGTFRIFWSIVLPMARPAIVTLVILSFQGSWNELSHFIVASQSPALTTLTRGVAGLAAGGLGQGSQFPLRLGAAVLMTIPVAILFFVFQKRIMNASSGAVKE; from the coding sequence ATGACCGCCTTCGCCGGCGCCATCGCGCCGCAGCCGCTCGCGCGCCGCCGCCTGCGGATCTCCTCGGTGATCGTCTACGCGCTGCTCATCGCGCTCGCGTTGATCTACATCTACCCATTCCTGCTGTCCATCGCCAACGCGTTCAAGACCGACGCCGAGGCGGCGGCCAACCCGCTCGCCCTCATCCCGACGACGCCGACGCTCGCCGCGCTTGAAAGGCTCTTCGCCAACTCGGACTTCCCGATCTGGCTGAAGAACTCGGCCATCGTCACGGTGTGCGTGACGCTCGGACGCGTCTTCTTCAACTCGCTCGCCGGCTACGCGCTCGCGCGGCTGCCGTTCAAGGGGCGTGGAGCCGTGTTCGGGGCGATCGTCGCGATCATGGCGGTGCCCGGCGTGGTGCTGCTCATCCCGCGGTTCCTCGTGATCAACACCCTCGGCATCTATGACACCTACGCGGGCCTGATCATCCCCTTGCTGGTCGACGCCGCGGGCGTGTTCATCATGAAGAACTTCTTCGAGTCGGTTCCCCCGGCGGTCGAGGAGGCTGCCCGGATCGACGGGGCGGGCACGTTCCGGATCTTCTGGTCCATCGTGCTGCCCATGGCCAGGCCGGCGATCGTCACGCTCGTCATCCTGTCCTTCCAGGGGTCGTGGAACGAGCTCTCCCACTTCATCGTCGCCTCGCAGTCGCCGGCGCTGACCACACTGACCCGTGGTGTCGCGGGGCTCGCCGCGGGTGGCCTCGGCCAGGGCTCGCAGTTCCCGCTGCGCCTGGGCGCCGCTGTCCTGATGACGATCCCCGTCGCCATCCTGTTCTTCGTGTTCCAGAAGCGGATCATGAACGCGAGCTCCGGAGCGGTGAAGGAGTAG
- a CDS encoding ABC transporter substrate-binding protein, producing the protein MRNRRLVATLAGITTAMTLAGCGLSGAQADDAGSEPSSSDVTGEITGDVTLQTWALKAGFSDYIEGVIAAFEEKYPGTHVNWIDQPGEGYEDKLLAQASAGELPDVTNTTPAFGFQLAKEGLLEDLTQLDDELDSTYVAGALEGFQFAGIEGTYGYPWYLTTELNYWNTDLLTQAGLDPESPPRDFDELLAAARTVKSATDGQAYLMSKKPNLGDFASAGVKVINDEGTEFVFNSKDAVALLDEYRQAYADGLLPQDVLTDKFLGHTELFKKGAVGWTTGGGNFIAGAIADNPSLEDKFALSPHFGTPPLDVQGVSVPKTSKNKATAIALARFLTNAENQEAFADLVPGIFPSTLSSQSDFAASDGSDIAEAKAIAFASLDDARVLEPVQVSSAMSTIINQEIAAAMTGQVSSREALDTAVEKCNQMLSE; encoded by the coding sequence ATGAGGAACCGACGACTGGTGGCGACCCTCGCGGGCATCACCACGGCGATGACCCTCGCAGGGTGCGGCTTGTCCGGAGCTCAGGCGGACGACGCGGGATCGGAGCCGTCGAGCTCTGATGTCACTGGCGAGATCACAGGTGACGTGACGCTGCAGACTTGGGCGCTGAAGGCGGGCTTCTCGGACTACATCGAGGGTGTCATCGCCGCTTTCGAGGAGAAGTACCCCGGCACACACGTCAACTGGATCGACCAGCCAGGCGAGGGGTACGAGGACAAGCTGCTCGCTCAGGCGAGCGCGGGGGAGTTGCCCGACGTCACCAACACGACGCCCGCGTTCGGCTTTCAGCTCGCCAAGGAGGGTTTGCTGGAGGACTTGACGCAACTCGACGATGAGCTCGACTCGACCTACGTCGCAGGGGCGCTCGAGGGCTTCCAATTCGCTGGCATCGAGGGCACCTACGGCTACCCCTGGTACCTGACGACTGAGCTGAACTACTGGAACACCGATCTGCTCACCCAGGCCGGGCTCGACCCTGAGAGCCCGCCGCGGGACTTCGACGAGCTCCTCGCAGCAGCGCGGACCGTGAAGTCGGCGACCGACGGCCAGGCCTACCTCATGAGCAAGAAGCCGAACCTGGGAGACTTCGCCTCGGCGGGCGTCAAGGTCATCAACGACGAAGGCACGGAGTTCGTCTTCAACTCCAAAGACGCCGTCGCCCTGCTCGACGAGTACCGCCAGGCCTACGCCGACGGGTTGCTGCCCCAGGACGTGCTCACCGACAAGTTTCTCGGTCACACCGAGCTGTTCAAGAAGGGCGCGGTCGGATGGACGACCGGAGGCGGCAACTTCATCGCGGGCGCCATCGCCGACAACCCGTCGCTCGAGGACAAGTTCGCCCTCTCGCCCCACTTCGGCACCCCGCCGCTCGATGTTCAGGGCGTGTCCGTGCCGAAGACGTCGAAGAACAAGGCCACGGCGATCGCGCTTGCCCGCTTCCTGACGAACGCCGAGAACCAGGAGGCGTTCGCCGACCTCGTTCCGGGCATCTTCCCGTCCACGCTGTCCTCGCAGTCGGACTTTGCCGCGTCTGACGGCAGTGACATCGCAGAGGCGAAGGCGATCGCCTTCGCCTCGCTCGACGACGCGCGTGTGCTGGAGCCGGTCCAGGTCTCCTCGGCGATGTCCACGATCATCAACCAGGAGATCGCGGCGGCGATGACCGGACAGGTGTCGTCGCGTGAGGCGCTCGACACGGCCGTCGAGAAGTGCAACCAGATGCTCTCCGAGTAG